Below is a window of Planctomycetaceae bacterium DNA.
TCCTTGGCCTCGGCGGCGATGATCTTGCCGATCTGCTCGCGGGCGGTCTCGACGGCGGCCTCGGCCTTCCAACCGAAGCTGTGGCTGTGGCTGGCGGCGTTTCCGAATGCCTCGGTCAGGTACGGCATCATCGCATCGAGCACCCGGCTGTCCAGGGGCGTCGTGGCGTTGTGGTCCATGTAGATGGGTGTCTTGACATCCATGGTGCTCATTCTTATTGCCTCGCCCCCGAAGCCACCGGTGCGACAATCTCCGCCAGCGTCACCCGCTTAAGGAAGTCCTGCAGCCGCCGCTGCACCCGGTGAACCGGATCGTGTACCGGGCAGAGCAACTGGTTGGCCTCGCTGCAGGCCGCCAAGTCGCCGGTGACGTGCGAAATGCATGCCGCCTGGCGAACCGGGCCCTCAAGCTTCGTCGAGAACTCCTCCAGCGTCACCTCCGAGAGGTGCCTGGCCAAGCGGTATCCGCCATGAGCGCCGCGCACGGACTCGACATACCCGGCGGCCGCCAACCGCTTCATCACGTTCATCATCAGGGCCTGGGGGATGCCATAGCACTGGGCAATCTCACGGGCCGTGGCCAACTGCCCTTGGGGCAAGTGCGCCAAGTGCCCCATAGCTGTCAGCCCGTAGCCGGTCTTTTTTGTCAGACCCATCACCAGAGAAATCCTTAACTCGTCCACCCATATATAGCACCCAGTAGGTGCTATTTTCAAATGCAAAAAGAAAGGAACCCAAAAAAGATCCAATAAGCCGCTTGCGGCTTGGCGGGTATTACCAGCAAAACAGGCTCAGGACGTCTGAGTCACCGGCGCGAGCAGATCCGCCAGCGACGTGGAGGACAGTTTCTCCACCAGCACCTGCTGAATATTCGTCCAGACAGGTTTCATGCTGCATTCAGACTTGCACTTGGAGGGTTGCTGCTGGCAAAAGTTGACGGCGATGGGGCCTTCAATGACTTCGATAATCTGCCGGAGCGAGATCTCGGAAGGTTCCCGCGACAGGCGATACCCGCCATTCTTGCCCCGGATTGGCGTGACGATGTCTGCCTTGGCCAGCGAGGCGAAGATCTTGGTCAGATACTGTTTTGGAAGCTCTCGCTCCTGGCAGATGCACTCCAGGGTAATCGGCCCGTTGCCATGCTTCTGTGCCAGCATGACCATCCCCCTCAGTGCAAGCTCTGCCGCCATGGATAACTTCATTGTTAAGACCCCTTGTAACTAAATAGAGACTTCCCAAGTTCCCCACCCCGCGAACATGGTCCCAGTTCCGCCCGGCGTTGTCAAGCGGAACCGCACAAAATTTTCCTAACGACTTAATTTAGCACTACTTGACCGATATAACCCGACTCAGCGCGGGCAGGAAATAGTCCTGTACGACCCGCTGCCAGCTCATCTTCATCGCCAGATCGTAGCCAGAACTGATCCGGTCGGATACAGCCGCATCTTCACGGCACAACCCGTCAACCACCAGCGCCGCGATTCGCCGGGCCTCTGCCGATTCGATCTCGTCGCGCAGGGACACCGGTATCGTTAACATCTCTGAGACGCTTGTCGGGCCATTCTGTTTCAGGAAATTGGCGATTTTTATGGAAAATCCAAAATTGTCCCTTCCAGCGGCCGCCTGTGCGAATCCGACGCATCCGCAGATGTTCGAGGGAACGCACATGGCCCCGAAGCTCAGCGGTTCGAGTTGGCTGATCCCGAAGGGTTCGTAGACGCTCATCCCGAACTCGACGTCGGTCCCGCGGCGGATATCGGCGAAGCTCATGTCCTCGGGCATGCGGTCGCCGCACAGTTCCCGCGCCCAGCCCCACTGGTTGACATGCACCACCTTGACGGCCTGGTGCTCGCGGTTGAAGTGGAGGAACATCCCACCGAGCACTTCCTCGCCGTAGCACAGGTCGGGATAGCCTTCCTCGTGGACCACCGGCCAACCGTACACCCGCTCCATGTGGCGGATGTCCTGTCCGCGCCGCTGCCCGGCCAGCGTGCCGAGCATGAAGTACACCGCCGTCTCGCCGCGTTTGGCCAGCAGCGGTTCCATCTCGTGCAGCACCCCCAGGTCGCGCCAGATCCCCTTGCTCAGCACCGGGCGGGCGACGTGGCTGAAGATCCACGTCGGTTTCTCGCCCAGCAAATTGCCCGCGTACGTCTGCATCCGCTGCAGGCTTTGGCGCTTCTCTTCCAGCGTGATCCGGGCCGCCGGAATCCCGTTGTAGACCAGGTCGATCTCCTTGGCGGCAAAATGCCGGTCGAGGAACTGCAGCTCCTCGCGGATGTAGTCGCCCACGGCGAAGACGTTGTCGCAGTGCCGCGCCGCCTTCACCAGCGCGTGCTTGTAGTTCTCGAACACGCTGGGGAAGACTTCCTCCATCGTCCGCCCCTCTCGCCGGGCGGCCGACATCACGTTGTAGAACATCGTGTCGTGACCGGGCGTCTTCTCGACGATCGGACGCGCCGAGGCCACCTCGTGCGCATAGAACACCGTGCGATATCCCCGCGCCCGCGGATGCGCCGCCGCAGCCGCTGCCGCCGCCGACAACGCCGAGCCGGCTGAGGGATCCTGACCCGCGCTGGTCGAGGGCTCGCGAACGGTCGGAGAGGAATGCCCCATCATCGCCTTGAGCACCGTGGGCATGCCCATGTACTCGTGCGAAAGCAGCACCACCTGCTCGTCGACGCCGTCTGCCCCGATCACCTTGAGCGCCTCGAAGCCCGGTTCGGCCAGACGCACGTATTCCTCGTACTCCCACACCGACTCAAAGCGGTCGCTGGCAACGGCGAACATCTTATACAGGTCCGCCTTGAACAGGTTCAACCGCTCGCGGTTGGCGTGAAAAACGTCGACCAGCAGCACCTCGGCCTGGCACGTGTGACCGTTGACGTCCTCGCGCACGCCGCGCGTGCCGTAGATGATCCCCACGTCGTACGTGCGCTCAATGGGGCGGAACTTCTCGCTCCAGCCGTCGGCGTCGATCCCGTCGAGGCTGCTATAGATGATGCGACCTTCTTCGCCAAGACGCGCGTGGGCGGGTTGGTCCGTCGAGAACAGCGGGCCCAGCAGGATCGTGCGGCTGACCGCGTCGGCGTACGCCTGTGCCGTCATCAGCCCCGAGATCACCGTCCCGATGCCCCCGATCTTCTCCACCGCCTCGTGCGTCACGTGAACGACAATCATGCGAAATAATCCTTTCCGCTCCGCTGCTACCTTAAACTACTGACAGTACGCACTGTTCCTGTAGAATGGGCGCCTATGAATCTCATCGGCCAAGGACAACCCGACGCCGCACTTACCGGCGAACAAATCGAAACCATCGTCGCCCGCCTGGCCGACCGGATCGCCGCCGACGGCAAGCGGATCCTGGTGCTGATTCCCGATCAGACCCGCTCGTGTCCGCTGGGGCTGATCGTGCGGCTGCTTCACAAGCATATCGCCAACCGGGCGGATAAGCTGGATTTCCTCATCGCCCTGGGAACGCATCAACCGCTGGACGAGGCACGCATCGACTCGCTGCTGGGCATGGCCGGCGGACAGCGAGACCGCCTGCTCAGCGGCAGCAGCGTCTTCAACCACGACTGGAAGAACCCCGGGGCCCTCAAGACGATCGGGCGCCTGACCGCCGACCGCGTCGCCGAGATCACCGGCGGACGATTCTCGATGGACGTCGACGTCACCATCAACCGCCGGGTCTTCGACTACGACCTGGTGCTCGTCGCCGGGCCTGTCTTCCCGCACGAGGTCGCCGGATTCTCCGGCGGCGAAAAATATTTCTTCCCCGGAATCTGCGGGCAGGAACTGCTGGACTTCTTTCACTGGCTCGGGGCCGTCATCACCTGCCCGCGCGTCATCGGCGTCAAAGACACCCCCGTGCGCCGCACCCTCCAGGCCGCCGGCGAAATGCTCCCCGTGCCCACCGCCGCGCTGTCCATGGTCGTCGCCCCACTGTGTGACACGGGCAAGATGGGTGCCACGCACAACTCCGTTGTGCGTGTCCCTGATCTTCAAGGGCAGAGGTCAGGGAGCATGGGCGAGACGCCCATGCCACAACTGACCGGGCTGTTCGCCGGGTCGCTGCGCGATTCCTGGTCCGCCGCGGCGGACCTCTCGGCCAAGGTCCATATCCGCTACGTCCAGACGCCCTATCAGTCGGTGCTCGCGCGGGCGCCCGAAATGTACGACGACCTCTGGGTGGCCGCCAAGTGCATGTACAAGATGGAACCGGTGATGGCCGACGGCGGCGAGTTGATCATCTTCGCCCCGCACGTGAAGGAAATCTCCTACACGCACGGGCACATCATCCGCAAGATCGGCTACCACACGCTGGAATACTTCCTGGCCCAGTGGGACCGCTTCAAGGACTACCCCTGGGGCGTGCTGGCCCACTCGACCCACGTCAAAGGCATCGGCACGTATGACACAGCCGGGCACGAAAGCCCCCGCATTCGCGTGACCCTGGCCACCGGCATCGACGAGGCCACATGCAGAGCCGTCAATCTCGGATACCGCGACCCGGCCACAATCAACCCCGCCCACTGGCAGGACCGCCCCGGCCACCTCTACATTCCCAAGGCCGGCGAAACGCTCTACCGCCTGAAGAATCCCCCCGCCTGGCAGACGTTTTAGAAGCAGTGGTGAGTGGTGAGTGGGACAGTGGCGAGCGACCCGCACCGGGTGGCATGGCGACACGCGTTGTTGTTTCATGCGGGTCGCCATGGTTAGCGCTGCATTGCCCATGGCGACCCCGATACAGCCGGTGTCGCCATGCCACCCGTCATTACGAATCTTTGCCCCTTTCTTCTTCTCTGCGTTCTCTGCGACCTCCGCGGTGAGAGGTTTTTTTCGCAGTGGCGCGTTCGTGGCTCCTACAATAAAGAGTCTCATCTGACCTTACACGTTGACTTGTCATTCCCGGCGGCGACAATCGGGGGCGATGAGCGGCGGACCATCCAAACCTGTGATTGGAATTCTGGGCGGCGTCGGCGCCGGCAAGAGCACCGTCGCCGCGGCCTTGGGGCGCCTGGGGTGCCGCGTGATCGACGCCGACGCGATCGGACATCAGATGCTCGATGACCCGGCCGTGCGCGACGAGCTCGCTGCCGCCTTGGGCGAGGGCGTTGTGGATACCAAGGGAAACATCGACCGCCCCGCTGTGGCCAAGACGGTGTTCAACAATCCCGAGGCGCTGGCGGCCCTGAACGCCGTCATGCACCCGCGCATGCGGCTGCGGATTGAAGAGCTCCTGGCCGCCGCCGGTGCGGACGAGTGCGCCAAAGGCGTAGTGCTGGACGCGGCGATCATGGTCGAAGCCGGATGGAACGATCTGTGTACGGCGATGCTATTTGTCGAGTCCGACCCTCAGACTCGCAGCGCCCGGGCGCAGGCGTCCCGCGGGTGGGATCGCAAAATGTGGCAGCGGCGAGAAGATTCACAGATTTCGCTGGACAGGAAACGCTCGATGTGCCAATATAGTGTGTACAACTGCTCTGACGTGAGTGATCTGGAGCAGCAGGTCCGCGAGGTTTTCACGAGAATTACGCACGCCAAGGGACCTTCCTGATTCGCCCTGTGCTGAAGGCACGAACGCTTCCGCCTGTTGGTCGGTTGCAGATATTCGCTGATTCTGGGGCTGACGACGCCCCACCGAGGACGAACGAAGAACATACCGCCGCCGGCTGCCCAGCCGGACGAGGGGACCGAAATCCCGCCTGTTGCCGAGCATACCTGGGCTGAAATGCCGGCTGGAGCACACGACCGTGGAGAAGAAAGCCAAGAAACGCAAATACGTCCGCAAAGCCAAGGTGCAGGAAACCGACGCGCCGCCGGCAGAAGACGTCACCCCCGCCGCACCCGTCGTCGGCGACGTTGAAGACGACGCCGCCGCCAAGGCCGCCCAGGCCGTCGAGGACGCCGCCGAAGGCATCACGCCCCCGCCCGAACCCGAGCGCGAACCCGAACCCGACGAAGGCGAAGGGCTCGGACCCGTCGATCGACCCAAGCCCGCCGCGCCCGATGAACCGTATGAAGAACCTGCCGGCGCCGATAATCGCGACCAGCAGGACAAACGCAGCGAGCATCGCCGTCGCTACGAAGCCGAGCTCGAAGGCGACGCCAGCGACGTCGTCGTCGCCGCCGCCCGCGAGACCCACGCCAAGTACGAAAAGGTCAAACGCGGCAGCCTTCACATGACCGAGCTGCAGGCCATGGAACTGGCAGACCTGCACAAGATCGCCGAGGAAGAAGGCGTCAGCAAAACGCTGCCGCGCAACGAGCTGGTCTTCGAGATCATCAAGACGCGCGTGCAGAAGACCGGCCTCATGTACGGCGAAGGCGTGCTGGAAATCCTCCCCGACGGGTTCGGGTTCCTGCGCAGCCCCGAGTACAACTACCTGCCCAGCCCCGACGACATCTATGTTTCCCCCAGCCAGATCCGCCGCTTTAACCTTAAAGAAGGCTCGCTGGTGGCCGGGCAGATCCGCCCTCCCAAGGAATCGGAAAAGTACTTCGCCCTGCTGCGCGTCGAAGCCATTAACTTCGGCAGCCCCGAAGATTCCGCCAAGCGCGGCGAGTTCGAAGAACTCACCCCCACGCACCCCGACCGCAGAATCTTCCTGGAGACCACGGCCGACGACTACTCGATGCGCGTGGTCAACCTGATTACGCCGGTAGGCTTCGGCCAGCGCATGCTGATCGTCGCCCCGCCGCGCACCGGAAAGACGATGCTGCTGCAGAAGATGGCCAACGCCATCGTCAAGAACCACCCCGATGCGCACGTGATCATCCTGCTGATCGACGAACGTCCGGAAGAAGTGACCTGGATGCAGCGCGGCTGCCCCGGCGCCGAGGTTGTCTCCTCGACCTTCGACGAAGGCTACGCCCGCCACCTGCAGATCGCTGAGATGATCCTGGCCAAGGCCAAGCGCATGGTCGAGTTCGGCAAGGACGTCGTGGTGCTGATGGATTCCATCACCCGCCTCGCCCGGGCGTACAACGCCGTCGCCCCCGGCAGCGGCCGCATCATGACCGGCGGCGTCGGCATCGACGCCCTGCAGAAACCCAAGCGGTTCTTCGGATCGGCCCGCGCGATCGAAAATGGCGGCTCGCTGACCGTGATCGCCACGGCCCTGATCGACACCGGAAGCCGCATGGACGAAGTCATCTTCGAAGAGTTCAAAGGCTCGGGCAACAGCGAGCTGTACCTCGACCGCAGACTCGTCGACCGACGCGTGTGGCCGGCAGTGGACATCTCCCGCTCCGGCAGCCGCAAGGAAGAACTCCTGCTCGACCCGGCCGAGGCGAGACTCGTCGGAGGCCTGCGAAAGGTCTTGGCCGACATGCAACCGACCGAGGCAATGGAACTGCTCCTGAGCAAACTCAAGAAGACGCACTCCAATGCAGAGTTCCTGATGTCGATGAATTTCTGACAACAGGAAACAGTAAACGGTAACCAGTAATCGGTAACCGGTAATCAGTGATTGGTATGTAATCGCAATCAAGCTCCGGGGAGCACCCGTTCCCCGGAGCTTTTTTGCGCGCCCATCGTTAGCCCGAAAACTGCATGAACCGCAGAGACCGCAAAGTACGCAGAGAAGAAATTGGCTCAAAACAAGACCATCTAACGTCGCGAGCGGCGATAATCTGAAAAACAGATTGTCCATGAGACCCACTCCGCAAAATTTCTGTAAGCCTTTTGATTCAAGACACCTCTGCGGTCTCAGCGATCTCCGCGGTGAAATATCCGGGTTAGCGGGGGGGGCTTGCCCCGCGCGTTTTGGGAGCGGACCTTATCGACCGTGGGGCACGCCAGCGGTTCATTCTGCCCCCCGGCCGCTTGCTCTTCCTTGTACTTTGTTGTACTTTTCACAGCACTTTGCGGGGAACCGCATCGGACCGCCGCCCTATGGCGCAGGAAATCAGCAGATCCATGAGCGTAACATCCCATAGCTAAAGGATTTATAGATAGGCCGGTATCAATTTTTGAAGTAACTTCTTTGACAACAATATGTTACATTAATACCCCCCTCCGGCGAGCTACTATAAGGAGACAGCCGTGAATCAGATCATCGCCTGCATGGTGACCATTCTTCTGCCCTTCCAGTTGGCTTTCGGGCAAGGGGCTGCGGCCAGCGCACCGCGCCCTGGCGGTCAGGCCGCCAGCCGGCCCACGACCAGACCTGCCGATGCCAAGGGGCCCATCGCCGTCGGGAATTACCTCAGGCCTGTTCGCGTGGCCTGTGTCGGCGACAGCATCACGGCGCGCACCGGCTTGCAGGACGGGACGCCCTACCCGCAGCAGTTGGGCAAGATGCTCGGGGGCAAGTGGCAGGTCGGCAACTTCGGCGTCAGCGGCGCAACGCTGCTCAACCACGGCGACTTCCCGTACCAGAAACAGCAGGCCTTCAAGTCCGTTCTCGCCTGGGAGCCCGACGTCGTGATCATCATGCTCGGCACCAACGACACCCAGGGGCAGAACTGGAAGTTCAAGGGCGAGTTCGCCGACGACTACAAGGACCTCATCAAGAAGTTCGCCGCCCTGGCGAGCAAGCCGCGAATCTTCATCTGTACGCCGCCGCCCACGCGAAAAGGGGGCAACTACGGCATCCGGGAGGAAGGCGTGGTGGAGCAAATCCCGATCATCAACCGCGTCGCCGCCGAGATGAACGTCGGCCTCATCGACATGTACGGCGCCCTCAAGGATCACCGCCGCCTGATCCCGGACAAGGTCCACCCCAGTACCGCCGGATCGCGCTTCATGGCCAAGGCCGCCTACCAGACCCTGACCGGAAGAGATTTCGAAGACCCCCCGCCCGCGTCGCGCCCAAAGTAGCACAGGTTGCACCGTCCGCCGAGACTCCCAGCCGCCCCTTGACGACGCACAACTCCGTTGTGCGTGTCCCAGAATGCTCAAAGCCGCAGAGCATGGGCGGGACGCCCATGCGACTCGCGGGCAAGATGCCCGTGCTACTGGGCGAGCTTGACCTCGATGCCGCACAGGAGCGGCTTTTCGCTGCCCTTGGCGGTCAGGTCGATCGTCAGGTCGTCTTTGACGTCGATGTTCTCGAAGGTCAGCACCAGCGGGCGGTCGGGGCCTGCGGCGGCGGGGTCGACGCCCTCCTTCACGCTGTTGCCCTGGAGTTTGATGTCGAAGACGCGCTTGCCGGCGGCGTCGCCGGGCCAGGCGGCAAAGTGCAGCGTGACGGTGTACTTGCCCGGTCCGTCGGCGGCCTTGCGCAGGGGGAGCGTCAGTTGCTTGATGCCCACGGCGGCCGAGGCGTAGACCCACGGCGCGGGGGCGTCTTTAACGCCATTCCAGATGGAGTTGCGGCGGTCGTACTTCTCGTCGCCGTCGAAGGCGGTCTTGTAGGGCAGTTCGACCGAGCCGCCGTACTTGTTGCGCGGAAAGGCCAGCCAGAGCTGCCCGCCGGCGTCGCGGCGGTCGCCGGGGCCGGCGATATTCAGCGCCAGCGTGCGCACGGGCGTCAGGTCGCCTGAGAACGAGTAGTCGCCGTAGACGCGGTCTTCGTCGTCATGCACCAGCGCCACGCTGCACGAGATCGGCAGCCCGCAGCGACAGCCGGTGTCGCCGGCCGGCCACAGCGCCATGCCCTCAGCGGCGATGAAGCTCATCCAGCAGTTGGGGCGGTTGCTGGGGAACAGGCTCACGCCCGTGTCCCGCGTGGTGTCGTAGTACCCAAAGCCCTCGCAGCGGAAGAACAGCGTCTCGGCCGAGGCGTTGAAGGGGCCGCAGTGCTTGTACGGCCGCACGAACCGCCAGGGCACGGTCTGGCCCGTCAGGGGGTTGGGAATAGTCTTCTTCTCGCCGGTGGCCAGGTTGTACGCCCAGGGCTCGGCGAAGATCGTGTCGCCGGCGATGACCGCGCGGCTGCGGTAGGACAGGTCCTTGAGCCAGACCAGGTCACCCGTGGCGGCCTTGCGCACCGACATGCCGCGCCCGGCGCCTTCGTTGACGTTGTACCCGGTGAAGGCTTTCCAGCCGCCCTGGTCGGACATCTGCAGCAGCAGACCCTTGGTCAGCACCAGCGTGACGCGATGGCCGCCGGTGAAGGAGCAGTCGGCGGGCTTTTGCCACTTGAGCCCCTCGCGCAGATCGAAGCCCAGCAGCAGTTGAACCGTCGCGTTGACGGGCTTGCCCTTCTTGTCGACCTGCTTGCCGCCGCCGGGGAACTTGTCGGTGAAGGGCTTGCTCTCGGCGACGGCCGCGGCGACCTGGCCGTCGGGGACGTTGGGGTCGAGGCAGTAGACCATGGCCTTGCCGCCGGTGTCGCCGGCCGTTCCGGCGACGACGGAGTTATGGCTGAACCACGGCGACTGGTGCTGCCAGAGGATCTTTCCGGTCTTGGCGTCCATGGCGAACAGCAGGTCGCTGCAAAGCCAGTACGCGACCTCTTCGCCGCGCGACTTGGGCCACTTGGCCATATCAAGTTTTCCCAGCGTGCGCGAACCGACCAGCACGCCGTCGACCAGCGCCACATAGCCCCACATCTTGGCCTTGCCGTCGGCCGACGGCGGCACTTTGTACTCGCCCAGCAGTTTGCCCGTCGCCGGGTCGAGCCGGCGGCAGGTGTCGTCTACGGCGATGAAGTAGCCTTCCGGCCCGACCGCCACGTTGCTGGGCACGTCGGCGATGTGCGCCCGCGTGGCGTTCTTGAGCGGGAAACTCCAAAGCTCGACTCCCGTGTACGCGTCGTAGGCGGTGACCGAGCTGTACGAGCAGACGAACATGCGCCCGTCAAGGGCCAGCGGCGAGGCGCCCCAGTAATGGCGGTCGACGAAGTCGGCCGGACCCGGGTCGCCGAACCACTGCACGCGGAACGGCGCCCGCACTTCCTTATCCATGCTCGATGCCGTATTGCCCGGCACAGCGTACTGGTGCGTCCACGGGCGGGCGTCTTTCAGCGGCGGGCGGATGCAGACGATGCTGCCGGCGTCGGTTTTCGCCTGGGCCAGTTCGTCCGCAGGCACAAAATCTTTCGCCGCCTGAGGCAGCACGACCGTCCCACGCACCGGCTGGGTCATGCGATAGAGCTCCTTCCACGTGCCGGGGCACTTGCCGGTCAGTACGGCCGTCTCGGAGACCACCAGCGCCGCGAAGTACTTCGTGTACGGCACGCGGTCGAGGGGCCACTGCTGCACGATCACTCGCCCGCCATACAGGCCGGCCGAGTCGATCAGCTTCTGGGCGGCGGCGACTTTGGCGGCGTCATCCGAGACGGCTACCACCATCAGGTCGCTCTTGCGGGCGATCTCCAGGGCCATCTCGCCGGTCTCGACACCATAGACCAGCGCAAAGCCCTTGCGGATCTCGGGCGCGAGTTTGAGGGCCGCGTCGGCGGCGGCCTGCATCGTATCGCTGATCTTCACGTTGGGGTCTGCGGCGGGGCGCACTTCGCCGCCGGCGGCAGCGCCGCCGGCAAAGCAGTAGATCTTGCCCGTGTCGGTCGAGACGATCAGCCGCCCGTTGGCGACGGTCAGGCTCAGCGCCGAGCCGTCCACCTTGGCGGTCCAGGTTTCTTTGCCGCTATCGGCGTCAAGGGCGGCCACTTTGCCCGGCGCTCCGACGAAGAGCGTCTTGCCCGCCAGGATGATGCACTCGGGCGCCTCCATCGCGGCCGACCAGAGTTCCTTGCCATTCTCAGCCGGGGCGGCAGCCGCGCCACCCTTGCCGCGGCGGGCCTCCTTTTCATTGACCGGCGGACCGTCGCTCGGCGGCGGCGTGAAGCGGATGGCCTTGACGGCCTTGGAGACGCCCTCGCCGTGGGGCAGGCCGCAGGAATAGACCCGCCCGGAGTCCGCGACGAGTTGCCCGCCGGGGAAGCTGCCGGCGCACTCGGTGTTGCCGCCTTCGCTCTTGAGGTTGGTTGTGTTGATGCGAAAGGCCCGCGCGCCCTCCCATCCGGTGTACAGCCATGCGTCGTCCAGCGCGGCGAACGTCCCGCCGCCGTAGTAGATCGAAAGCCGCAGCAGCGGGCCTTTGCCCGTCGCGCGGTCGTAGATGAACGGGCACAGGCGGCTGTTGGGCACGACGAGCTGGTTCTTGTTGGCCAGCAGGTACCCCTGCGGGCAGACCTGCAGCAGGCGCTGCTCGCCGGTGCTGTCATTCTTCCAGATCAGCTTGCCGGTCTTGGCGTCGACGGCGTAGAGGAACACCCCTTCGCTGGGGAAAATGCCCGCCGTGAAGTACGCGATGCCCGAGTCGACCATCACGCTGCTGCGAACCGGCCAGAGCGAGACCATCTTGCCCAGGCCGATCACGCGGCGGTCTTCCGGGGCGGCGCGGAACTTCCAGACTTCCTTGCCGTCGGCGGCGGAGAGGCAATAGATCCATCCGTCGTCGCTGCCGACGTAGACGTTGCCGGCGTCGACGGTCGGGGCCAGGCGCACGGGCCCGCCGGTGGGGTACGCCCACTTGACCTTGGCGGTGGCGGCGTCGAGGCAGTAGACCTTGCCGTCGCCGACGGAGCCGAAGTAGATGCTGTCGCCGACGGCGACCGTGCTGTCGGCGCGGTCGAAGTCGATGCGTCGTTTCTCGACGCCGCCTTCCCAGTTGGTGTGCAGCGGGTAGCCCGGCCCGAACGCCGGGTGCGGCTGGAACGGCGGGACGAATACCCACGCCTGCGTCAGCGGCAGCGACAGCGACTCGTCGGTGACGCCGCTGCGGGCGATGTCTTTGCGGAACGTGGGCCAGTCCGCCGCGGCGGCGGGGTCAGCCGCCAGCACCAGCACCGGCACGGCCATGAGAACGGCTGCAAGGACATATCTGTAAGCACGCATGAGCAAGTCTCCATTTCGCGGAAAAACGGACCGGCTCCAATTATGGCAGAGCCGGCGAACAGGTCCAAAAGTTTTCGAGAGTTTCTCGAAGCGCGCCCGGGCCTGTTTGAACAAACCGCAAAGGCTTGCTTTGCCCCTTGCTCAGGCTATGCGCCATCGCGAGAATAGTTGTCAAGGCTCCCCGGCACATTGGGGGCTTCCGCGGCTGCTGCGAGGGCGGCGGCAGGCAGTCCAAATGAAACTGGATAAAGGTCCGATCATGAGCGTGCTCGCAGGCATCGTCACCCTATTGGCTGCAGTCCTGGCCGGCGCGCCGCTGGCCGGGCAGGAAAAGCATTCCGTGGAAAAGGCCTCGTTGGACCGCGTCGCCGGGGCGATCAAGCAAGCCGGCAAGACTCATCCCTTTCTCTTTGCGGACGAGGCCGCCTTCGCCGCTCTCAAGCAGCGCTGCCGGAGCGAGACATTCGCCCGCATGGCGAGGAACCGTCTGCTCGCGGACGCTGAGGCAATCCTGCCCCTGCCGCCCAGCATGCGGAAAATGGAGGGGCGGCGGCTCCTGGGCGTTTCGCGCCAGGTGCTTGGCCGCGTCTCGACACTGGCCATGGCCTACCGCCTGACCGGCAAGGCCGCACACCTGGAACGCTGCGCCGCCGAGATGCGCGCCGCCGCAGGCTTTACCGACTGGAACCCCTCGCACTTTCTGGACGTGGCCGAGATGACGCTGGCCCTGGCGGTCGGCTACGACTGGCTTTACCACGACCTGGACGCCGCGACGCGTCAGGCCGTCGCCGAGGCGATTCTGGACAAGGGTCTGCGCCCGTCGCTCAAGAGCGGCGGGTGGGTCGGCGCGACCAACAACTGGGGACAGGTCTGCCACGCCGGGATGATCGCCGGCGCGTTGGCGCTGATGGACCGGCAGGAACCGCTGGCGGCGCAGATCGTCCACCGCGCGATCGCGAATCTGCCCCGATCGATGCACGTCTTCGCGCCCAACGGTTGTTATCCGGAAGGGCCGGGCTACTGGTCGT
It encodes the following:
- a CDS encoding Rrf2 family transcriptional regulator translates to MGLTKKTGYGLTAMGHLAHLPQGQLATAREIAQCYGIPQALMMNVMKRLAAAGYVESVRGAHGGYRLARHLSEVTLEEFSTKLEGPVRQAACISHVTGDLAACSEANQLLCPVHDPVHRVQRRLQDFLKRVTLAEIVAPVASGARQ
- a CDS encoding Rrf2 family transcriptional regulator → MKLSMAAELALRGMVMLAQKHGNGPITLECICQERELPKQYLTKIFASLAKADIVTPIRGKNGGYRLSREPSEISLRQIIEVIEGPIAVNFCQQQPSKCKSECSMKPVWTNIQQVLVEKLSSTSLADLLAPVTQTS
- a CDS encoding lactate racemase domain-containing protein, translating into MNLIGQGQPDAALTGEQIETIVARLADRIAADGKRILVLIPDQTRSCPLGLIVRLLHKHIANRADKLDFLIALGTHQPLDEARIDSLLGMAGGQRDRLLSGSSVFNHDWKNPGALKTIGRLTADRVAEITGGRFSMDVDVTINRRVFDYDLVLVAGPVFPHEVAGFSGGEKYFFPGICGQELLDFFHWLGAVITCPRVIGVKDTPVRRTLQAAGEMLPVPTAALSMVVAPLCDTGKMGATHNSVVRVPDLQGQRSGSMGETPMPQLTGLFAGSLRDSWSAAADLSAKVHIRYVQTPYQSVLARAPEMYDDLWVAAKCMYKMEPVMADGGELIIFAPHVKEISYTHGHIIRKIGYHTLEYFLAQWDRFKDYPWGVLAHSTHVKGIGTYDTAGHESPRIRVTLATGIDEATCRAVNLGYRDPATINPAHWQDRPGHLYIPKAGETLYRLKNPPAWQTF
- the coaE gene encoding dephospho-CoA kinase (Dephospho-CoA kinase (CoaE) performs the final step in coenzyme A biosynthesis.); this translates as MSGGPSKPVIGILGGVGAGKSTVAAALGRLGCRVIDADAIGHQMLDDPAVRDELAAALGEGVVDTKGNIDRPAVAKTVFNNPEALAALNAVMHPRMRLRIEELLAAAGADECAKGVVLDAAIMVEAGWNDLCTAMLFVESDPQTRSARAQASRGWDRKMWQRREDSQISLDRKRSMCQYSVYNCSDVSDLEQQVREVFTRITHAKGPS
- the rho gene encoding transcription termination factor Rho — translated: MEKKAKKRKYVRKAKVQETDAPPAEDVTPAAPVVGDVEDDAAAKAAQAVEDAAEGITPPPEPEREPEPDEGEGLGPVDRPKPAAPDEPYEEPAGADNRDQQDKRSEHRRRYEAELEGDASDVVVAAARETHAKYEKVKRGSLHMTELQAMELADLHKIAEEEGVSKTLPRNELVFEIIKTRVQKTGLMYGEGVLEILPDGFGFLRSPEYNYLPSPDDIYVSPSQIRRFNLKEGSLVAGQIRPPKESEKYFALLRVEAINFGSPEDSAKRGEFEELTPTHPDRRIFLETTADDYSMRVVNLITPVGFGQRMLIVAPPRTGKTMLLQKMANAIVKNHPDAHVIILLIDERPEEVTWMQRGCPGAEVVSSTFDEGYARHLQIAEMILAKAKRMVEFGKDVVVLMDSITRLARAYNAVAPGSGRIMTGGVGIDALQKPKRFFGSARAIENGGSLTVIATALIDTGSRMDEVIFEEFKGSGNSELYLDRRLVDRRVWPAVDISRSGSRKEELLLDPAEARLVGGLRKVLADMQPTEAMELLLSKLKKTHSNAEFLMSMNF
- a CDS encoding GDSL-type esterase/lipase family protein, giving the protein MNQIIACMVTILLPFQLAFGQGAAASAPRPGGQAASRPTTRPADAKGPIAVGNYLRPVRVACVGDSITARTGLQDGTPYPQQLGKMLGGKWQVGNFGVSGATLLNHGDFPYQKQQAFKSVLAWEPDVVIIMLGTNDTQGQNWKFKGEFADDYKDLIKKFAALASKPRIFICTPPPTRKGGNYGIREEGVVEQIPIINRVAAEMNVGLIDMYGALKDHRRLIPDKVHPSTAGSRFMAKAAYQTLTGRDFEDPPPASRPK